In Mycolicibacterium phocaicum, one DNA window encodes the following:
- a CDS encoding flavin-containing monooxygenase: MVDHEIAVVGAGFSGIGLGIQLRRAGFRDFRILDAADGVGGVWHHNRYPGIAVDIPSTTYSYSFERNPSWSRLFAPGAELKQYAEHCVRKYGLEPHIQLRTKVDRAVFDEHENVWRLHTGSDVITARFLIGAVGPLDQPKNPDIKGINDFRGELVHTARWDDSVAIDGKRVAVIGTGATALQLVPILAERAAHLEVYQRTPIWVMPKFDTAIPPWIRTTFAAAPLTQDTVRAITTAISDFIFTTGIVYHTRLPFLVRSLERICRRHLQNQVTDPEVREKLTPAYAFGCKRPSFSNSYLTSFNRDDVALVTDPIARITAHGIVTQTRDPQSGEPRETEHAVDTLVLATGFNILQLGAVPAFPVVGIDGVELGAFWDEHRYQNFEGISTPIAPNFWLMNGPWSVAGASWFSIIEANCRHIMRCLEETRRRGATRMVVKQDHHDKYMRSMRKKAAHTVFVQPSCTQANSYYFDRHGDAPFVRPVSGVSLWLASKTFDLDSYDYSSHVDQPRNTEGSRAALST; encoded by the coding sequence ATGGTCGATCACGAGATCGCCGTAGTCGGCGCCGGATTCTCGGGAATCGGTTTGGGCATTCAGCTCAGGCGGGCCGGGTTCCGGGACTTCCGCATTCTGGATGCCGCCGACGGGGTCGGTGGAGTGTGGCACCACAACCGGTATCCCGGTATCGCCGTTGACATCCCGTCAACCACATACTCCTATTCTTTCGAGCGCAACCCATCATGGTCGCGGCTGTTCGCACCCGGTGCCGAGCTCAAGCAGTACGCGGAGCACTGCGTGCGCAAGTACGGCCTCGAACCGCACATTCAGTTGCGCACCAAGGTCGATCGGGCGGTGTTCGACGAACACGAGAATGTCTGGCGCCTACACACCGGCAGCGACGTGATCACCGCGCGGTTCCTGATCGGCGCGGTAGGCCCACTCGATCAGCCGAAGAATCCGGACATCAAGGGCATCAACGATTTTCGCGGCGAACTGGTGCACACTGCCCGGTGGGACGACTCCGTTGCCATCGACGGCAAGCGGGTGGCAGTGATCGGAACCGGTGCCACCGCGCTCCAGTTGGTGCCGATTCTTGCCGAGAGGGCCGCACATCTGGAGGTGTACCAACGCACACCCATCTGGGTGATGCCGAAGTTCGACACCGCCATCCCGCCGTGGATCCGCACAACGTTCGCCGCCGCCCCGCTCACTCAGGACACGGTCCGCGCCATCACCACCGCGATCTCCGACTTCATCTTCACCACGGGCATCGTTTACCACACGCGGCTGCCGTTCCTGGTTCGCTCCCTGGAGCGCATCTGCCGCCGGCACCTGCAGAATCAGGTGACAGATCCGGAAGTGCGCGAAAAGCTCACTCCGGCATACGCATTCGGATGTAAACGGCCGTCGTTCTCCAACAGCTACCTGACCTCCTTCAACCGTGACGACGTTGCGCTCGTCACCGACCCGATCGCCCGGATCACCGCACACGGCATCGTCACCCAAACCCGCGACCCGCAGTCGGGCGAGCCCCGCGAGACTGAGCACGCTGTCGATACGCTCGTGCTGGCAACGGGTTTCAACATCCTCCAACTCGGCGCGGTGCCGGCCTTCCCGGTCGTGGGGATCGACGGCGTAGAGCTCGGCGCCTTCTGGGACGAGCATCGATACCAGAACTTCGAGGGCATCTCGACACCCATTGCCCCGAACTTCTGGCTGATGAACGGACCGTGGTCGGTGGCCGGCGCATCATGGTTCTCGATCATCGAAGCCAACTGCCGTCACATCATGCGTTGCCTCGAAGAGACGCGGCGCCGGGGAGCGACCCGCATGGTGGTCAAGCAGGACCACCACGACAAGTACATGCGCAGCATGCGGAAAAAGGCAGCCCACACCGTCTTCGTGCAGCCCAGCTGCACTCAAGCGAACAGCTACTACTTCGACCGCCACGGGGACGCACCGTTCGTCCGGCCGGTGTCCGGAGTCTCCCTGTGGTTGGCCAGCAAGACGTTCGACCTCGACAGTTACGACTACTCGTCTCACGTAGACCAGCCGCGAAACACCGAGGGCAGCCGCGCCGCCTTGTCGACGTAG
- a CDS encoding TetR/AcrR family transcriptional regulator, translated as MLDAAARLFHANGYHGTSIAAIAAEAGRTIGAVYGNFAGKEELCLEVLRARYLAEVGKLLETLVGEPDSMEGRFDLLTLWWTRLSSDIPLTVLTSEYVLSTLADPDQTAGTRETINRFRDSLRVMVEDLIAEGVDPADPRVGEAIDAIIATGTGLALWQAIGMIDADQSAALLVSTLRMWMDTLTTPHAVDDKPAPTKSKPKPAGTKKVPAKATRAKKATSPKR; from the coding sequence GTGCTCGACGCGGCGGCGCGGCTGTTTCACGCGAACGGCTATCACGGCACATCCATCGCGGCGATCGCAGCCGAGGCCGGCCGCACCATCGGCGCCGTCTACGGCAACTTCGCAGGCAAAGAGGAGCTCTGCCTCGAAGTCCTCCGCGCGCGGTACCTCGCGGAGGTCGGCAAACTACTGGAAACGCTTGTCGGGGAACCGGATTCGATGGAGGGCCGATTCGATCTGCTGACGCTCTGGTGGACCCGGTTGTCCTCGGACATCCCGCTCACTGTGCTCACCTCGGAGTACGTGTTGAGCACGTTGGCCGACCCCGACCAGACCGCGGGTACGCGGGAAACCATCAATCGGTTCCGGGATTCGCTCCGGGTAATGGTCGAGGACCTGATCGCAGAAGGCGTTGATCCAGCGGACCCGCGCGTGGGCGAAGCAATCGATGCCATCATCGCCACCGGCACGGGGCTGGCGCTCTGGCAGGCGATAGGCATGATCGACGCCGATCAGAGCGCGGCGCTGCTGGTCAGCACGTTGCGAATGTGGATGGATACGTTGACCACTCCGCACGCGGTGGATGACAAGCCTGCGCCGACAAAGTCCAAGCCCAAGCCGGCCGGCACCAAGAAGGTGCCCGCGAAGGCCACGCGGGCCAAGAAGGCGACCTCGCCCAAGCGCTGA
- a CDS encoding M15 family metallopeptidase: MFVRTLAVMLGAALAVSDVGTASATPQPAPPPVSPQAAAAGLIDVRTVVPDAVIDLRYATPNNFVGVALYPADARCLIHESMAPGLATAARILRAHGEVLTFWDCYRPHDVQVRMFQAVPDPNWVAKPSQFARSHESGLSVDVTITGVDMGTDFDDFTPRATAYATVGVTPAQQANRARLRDAMVAGGLTVYPGEWWHFNGPGASEPRPILDVPVN, encoded by the coding sequence ATGTTCGTGCGAACCCTCGCGGTGATGTTGGGAGCCGCGCTCGCAGTGAGTGATGTCGGCACGGCCTCGGCGACACCACAGCCTGCCCCGCCCCCGGTGTCACCGCAGGCCGCCGCGGCCGGACTCATCGACGTCCGGACCGTCGTCCCCGACGCGGTGATCGACCTGCGCTACGCCACCCCCAACAACTTCGTCGGCGTCGCGCTGTACCCAGCCGATGCCCGCTGCCTGATCCACGAGTCCATGGCGCCGGGGCTGGCCACCGCCGCCCGGATACTGCGCGCGCACGGCGAGGTGCTGACGTTCTGGGACTGCTACCGCCCGCATGACGTGCAGGTGCGGATGTTCCAGGCGGTGCCCGACCCCAACTGGGTCGCCAAACCCAGCCAGTTCGCGCGCAGCCACGAGTCCGGCCTGTCGGTGGACGTGACCATCACCGGCGTCGACATGGGTACCGATTTCGACGACTTCACGCCGCGCGCCACGGCCTACGCGACCGTGGGAGTCACCCCCGCGCAGCAGGCGAACCGCGCGCGGCTGCGCGACGCCATGGTCGCCGGCGGGCTGACCGTCTACCCGGGGGAGTGGTGGCACTTCAACGGGCCGGGCGCATCGGAGCCGCGCCCGATCCTCGACGTGCCGGTGAACTGA
- a CDS encoding endonuclease/exonuclease/phosphatase family protein → MWQSVLTYAGAFSLCTAAAALAMRWIPVVNRSLLALAASAPYLFIGAPIGAALSGVARNWPLTAIAVAITVAAAVVQLPLFRRAKAPSGTALRFLSANLRYGRADAEAVVRYAEASADIVALQELTPAALARLEAAGLDRLFPHRALREMDEPGGVGLWSRHPISDVRIDDGFWLGMLAADVHVPGAPAPTRVLTVHLSAPWPDPLQGWRDDLARLAGTLLTAARASTGPVLLAGDLNATPDMREFRRLLRQGYQDAGAQAGAGVVRTHPSDIVAPPVFAVDHILTRGYVATSLRTLQVPGSDHRALLAQLVAG, encoded by the coding sequence ATGTGGCAGTCGGTTCTGACGTACGCAGGAGCCTTTTCGCTCTGCACGGCCGCGGCCGCACTCGCGATGCGGTGGATTCCGGTCGTCAACAGGTCGCTGTTGGCGCTGGCCGCCAGTGCGCCTTACCTGTTCATCGGCGCCCCGATAGGGGCCGCCCTGTCGGGTGTCGCGAGAAACTGGCCGCTGACCGCGATCGCCGTCGCGATCACCGTCGCCGCCGCCGTCGTGCAACTGCCCCTGTTCCGGCGCGCGAAGGCACCGTCGGGGACGGCGCTGCGGTTCCTGTCGGCGAATCTGCGCTACGGCCGGGCCGATGCCGAAGCCGTCGTCCGGTACGCCGAGGCGAGCGCGGATATCGTTGCGCTGCAGGAACTTACACCCGCCGCGTTGGCGCGGCTGGAGGCCGCCGGGCTGGACCGGCTGTTCCCGCACCGGGCGCTGCGCGAGATGGACGAGCCCGGTGGCGTCGGACTGTGGAGCCGCCACCCGATCAGTGACGTCCGCATCGATGACGGCTTCTGGCTGGGAATGCTGGCCGCCGACGTCCACGTGCCCGGGGCGCCCGCCCCCACCCGGGTGCTGACCGTCCACCTGTCCGCGCCGTGGCCCGATCCGCTCCAAGGCTGGCGCGACGACCTGGCGCGACTGGCCGGCACGTTGCTGACGGCGGCCCGGGCAAGCACCGGCCCGGTGCTGCTGGCCGGTGACCTGAACGCGACGCCGGACATGCGCGAGTTCCGCCGGCTGCTGCGGCAGGGCTATCAGGATGCCGGCGCGCAGGCCGGTGCCGGTGTGGTGCGCACTCATCCGTCCGACATCGTCGCGCCGCCGGTTTTCGCCGTCGACCACATCTTGACGCGCGGGTACGTGGCCACGTCGCTGCGGACGCTGCAGGTGCCCGGTTCCGACCACCGGGCGCTGCTGGCGCAGTTGGTCGCCGGCTGA
- a CDS encoding cellulase family glycosylhydrolase, with the protein MYWSLRGLVRACAFRGITAMLPIALMCAYAPPSVPSNLTAQIEPTAEIVSAPSTIGIADSGLYGQTQAQIDQTLDTLQSIGVQDIRVFVPWIFVEPAQGTYNWSYMDMVMQAAADRNMGVMVEIASTPTWAGSSTSITGAGTPDPATYASFAAEVAKRYGSTISAYEIWNEPNYVLSSDPIDATAYAALLKAAYPAIKAVDPTATVVAGALGSVISFGSITLDPVTFVKEMLAAGASGYFDALSFHPYQESLLFSSGAGVANSPLTQLNTIYQLLQQYGDGNLKIWISEFGASTNDVSEQTQADLIKNLIDTWQTLAYAGPVFIYTAQDGVAGADGFGIYNADWTPKLAVAVIEAAIKEYASSAAGGVGSTVGGIVSGVTAIAQSLASLLNSISLAIQGEFQQLGKAINAWVTAVSSHLSGVLPSATPLAAKALAAKTATTTDTSAATTAAAESDGTTSTATTSTATKVKKRAKAAESTTSTTSTTADGTVASDTAADGKTSDTAAAGKASDTAAAGTASDTAASTDPSGKTSVTAKPRKAAGSSAHAKGARDKAAKSDTSGDEASTPPVVEKRSHRHGDASAKSSASAN; encoded by the coding sequence ATGTATTGGTCGCTGCGCGGATTGGTTCGCGCCTGTGCGTTCCGCGGCATTACCGCGATGCTCCCGATCGCGCTGATGTGTGCATATGCGCCGCCGAGTGTGCCGTCGAATCTGACTGCTCAGATCGAGCCCACGGCGGAGATCGTGTCCGCGCCGTCGACCATCGGGATCGCCGACTCGGGGCTGTACGGACAGACCCAGGCGCAGATCGACCAGACGCTCGACACGCTGCAGTCCATCGGGGTTCAGGACATCCGCGTCTTCGTGCCATGGATCTTCGTCGAGCCCGCGCAGGGCACCTACAACTGGTCCTACATGGACATGGTCATGCAGGCCGCGGCCGACCGGAACATGGGCGTCATGGTGGAGATCGCCAGCACGCCGACATGGGCGGGCTCTTCGACGTCCATCACGGGTGCCGGCACACCGGACCCCGCCACGTACGCGTCATTCGCGGCCGAGGTGGCCAAGCGCTACGGCTCGACCATCTCGGCATACGAGATCTGGAACGAGCCGAACTACGTGCTGTCCTCGGATCCCATCGACGCGACCGCCTACGCGGCGCTGCTCAAGGCGGCCTATCCGGCGATCAAGGCAGTCGACCCGACCGCCACCGTGGTCGCCGGTGCGCTCGGCAGTGTCATCAGCTTCGGCAGCATCACGCTGGACCCGGTGACCTTCGTCAAGGAGATGCTGGCCGCCGGCGCCTCCGGCTACTTCGACGCGTTGTCGTTCCACCCGTATCAGGAATCGCTGCTCTTCTCGTCGGGCGCCGGCGTCGCGAATTCCCCGCTGACGCAACTGAATACCATCTATCAGCTCCTGCAGCAGTACGGCGACGGCAACCTCAAAATCTGGATCAGCGAGTTCGGCGCGTCGACCAACGACGTCAGCGAGCAGACCCAGGCCGACCTGATCAAGAACCTGATCGACACCTGGCAGACCCTCGCGTATGCCGGGCCGGTGTTCATCTACACGGCGCAGGACGGCGTCGCCGGTGCGGACGGCTTCGGCATCTACAACGCCGACTGGACACCGAAGCTGGCAGTCGCCGTCATCGAGGCCGCGATCAAGGAGTACGCCAGCAGTGCGGCCGGCGGTGTCGGCTCGACAGTCGGCGGCATCGTTTCCGGGGTGACGGCGATCGCCCAGTCCCTGGCGAGTCTGCTGAATTCGATCAGCCTGGCGATCCAGGGTGAGTTCCAGCAGCTCGGCAAGGCCATCAACGCCTGGGTGACGGCCGTCAGCTCCCACCTCAGCGGAGTCCTGCCGTCCGCCACGCCACTGGCCGCGAAGGCGTTGGCTGCAAAGACCGCCACCACCACTGATACATCCGCCGCGACGACGGCCGCGGCCGAGTCCGACGGAACCACGTCGACGGCAACCACGTCGACGGCGACCAAGGTGAAGAAGCGTGCCAAGGCCGCCGAGTCGACCACGTCGACCACATCGACGACCGCCGACGGCACCGTGGCATCGGACACCGCTGCCGACGGCAAGACGTCGGATACCGCTGCGGCGGGCAAGGCATCGGATACCGCAGCGGCAGGCACGGCGTCGGATACCGCCGCGTCGACTGATCCGTCCGGCAAGACATCGGTCACCGCCAAGCCGCGCAAGGCCGCCGGATCGAGCGCGCACGCCAAGGGTGCGCGTGACAAAGCCGCCAAGTCGGACACATCAGGCGATGAGGCGTCGACCCCGCCCGTCGTCGAGAAGCGCTCGCACCGTCACGGTGACGCAAGCGCGAAGTCCTCGGCATCCGCCAACTGA
- a CDS encoding cyclopropane mycolic acid synthase family methyltransferase: MIQDSTGAKDMRPHFEDIQAHYDLSDDFFGLFQDNSRKYSCAYFTGPTVTMEQAQLANVDQHLEQLDLKPGMTLLEIGCGWGLTMQRAMEKYDVNVIGLTLSKNQQAFCTELLRNTESDRSHRVLLQGWEEFHEPVDRIVSIEAFEHFGFERYDDFFKNCYEIMPADGRMTIQSSVSYHPFDMSARGKKVSFEMARFIKFMATDIFPGGRLPTTQMMIDHGEKAGFNVPEPLSLRNHYIKTLGVWAANLEHHKDEAIAISGQVNYDRYMKYLTGCQYYFLDECLDVSLVTYTKEKEAA, translated from the coding sequence ATGATTCAGGATTCGACTGGGGCCAAGGACATGCGGCCGCATTTCGAGGACATCCAAGCCCACTACGACCTGTCTGACGATTTCTTCGGACTTTTCCAGGACAACTCCCGCAAGTACAGCTGCGCCTACTTCACCGGACCTACCGTCACGATGGAACAGGCGCAGCTTGCCAACGTGGACCAGCACCTCGAACAGCTGGACCTCAAGCCCGGCATGACGCTGCTGGAGATCGGCTGCGGCTGGGGCCTGACGATGCAGCGCGCCATGGAGAAGTACGACGTCAACGTCATCGGTCTGACGCTGAGCAAGAACCAGCAGGCGTTCTGCACGGAACTGCTGAGGAACACCGAGTCGGACCGTTCGCACCGGGTGCTGCTGCAGGGCTGGGAAGAGTTCCACGAGCCGGTGGACCGCATCGTGTCGATCGAGGCCTTCGAACACTTCGGCTTCGAGCGCTATGACGACTTCTTCAAGAACTGCTACGAGATCATGCCCGCCGATGGACGCATGACCATCCAGAGCAGTGTGAGCTACCACCCGTTCGACATGTCGGCCCGCGGCAAGAAGGTGTCGTTCGAGATGGCGCGGTTCATCAAGTTCATGGCCACCGACATTTTCCCGGGCGGTCGCCTGCCCACCACCCAGATGATGATCGATCACGGCGAAAAAGCCGGCTTCAACGTCCCCGAGCCGCTGTCGCTGCGTAACCACTACATCAAGACGCTCGGCGTCTGGGCGGCCAACCTCGAGCACCACAAGGACGAGGCGATCGCGATCTCCGGCCAGGTGAACTACGACCGCTACATGAAGTATCTGACCGGTTGCCAGTACTACTTCCTCGACGAGTGCCTCGACGTCAGCCTGGTGACCTACACCAAGGAAAAGGAAGCCGCGTAA
- a CDS encoding alpha/beta fold hydrolase — translation MQPERDTTPEVRTGFARSGDLDIAYEDMGNPEHPAVLLIMGLGAQLLLWRKGFCDKLVEKGYRVIRFDNRDVGLSTKIEGRHSGAGLLPRMLRSYAGLRSEAVYTLEDMADDAAALLDHLEIEQAHIVGGSMGGMIAQVFAARYQHRTKTLGIIFSSNNQPLLPPPGPKQLKAITTRPQDTSRDGVIANAVNVGRIIGSPGYPTPLEQARADAAESYDRSYYPVGVARHFGAILGSGSLRRYDEMITVPTVVIHGRADKLMRPSGGRAVAKAIRRARLVLFDGMGHDLPEPLWDDIAGELATTFAEIP, via the coding sequence ATGCAGCCCGAACGAGACACCACCCCCGAGGTCCGGACCGGCTTCGCCCGCTCTGGCGACCTGGACATCGCCTACGAGGACATGGGAAATCCGGAGCATCCGGCGGTCCTGCTCATCATGGGCCTGGGTGCGCAGCTGCTGCTGTGGCGAAAAGGCTTCTGCGACAAGCTCGTCGAAAAGGGCTACCGGGTCATCCGGTTCGACAACCGCGACGTGGGCCTGTCCACCAAGATCGAGGGCAGGCACTCCGGCGCCGGACTGCTGCCGCGGATGCTGCGGTCGTACGCGGGCCTGCGCAGTGAAGCGGTCTACACGCTGGAGGACATGGCCGACGACGCCGCCGCGCTGCTGGATCACCTGGAGATCGAGCAGGCACACATCGTCGGCGGGTCGATGGGCGGCATGATCGCGCAGGTCTTCGCCGCTCGCTACCAGCACCGGACCAAGACACTCGGCATCATCTTCTCCAGCAACAACCAGCCGCTGTTGCCGCCGCCCGGCCCGAAGCAACTCAAGGCCATCACGACCCGCCCGCAGGACACGTCACGTGACGGTGTCATCGCGAACGCCGTCAACGTCGGCCGCATCATCGGCAGCCCCGGCTACCCGACACCGCTCGAGCAAGCCAGGGCCGACGCCGCCGAGAGCTACGACCGTTCGTACTACCCCGTCGGCGTCGCCCGGCACTTCGGGGCCATCCTGGGCAGCGGCAGCCTGCGGCGGTACGACGAGATGATCACCGTCCCCACGGTCGTCATCCATGGTCGGGCCGATAAACTGATGAGACCGAGCGGTGGTCGAGCAGTGGCCAAAGCGATCCGGCGCGCTCGGTTGGTGTTGTTCGACGGCATGGGTCACGACCTGCCCGAGCCCCTCTGGGACGACATCGCCGGCGAACTGGCAACCACATTTGCCGAAATTCCATAG
- a CDS encoding ABC1 kinase family protein, which yields MGSKTPHREGARLDRVPLPVEAARIGATGWQIARTGVRVVGSAFTKGSLQQKVIKQVPKAFSDLGPTYVKLGQIIASSPGAFGEPLSREFRSLLDRVPPANKDEVHKLLREELGGDPADLFATFDDEPFASASIAQVHYATLHSGEEVVVKIQRPGIRRRVAADLQILKRGAQIAELAKLGQRLSAQDVVADFADNLAEELDFRLEAQSMDAWVAHMHASPLGRNIRVAQVYWDLTSERVLTMERVEGIRIDDAAAIRKAGFDGEELVKALLFSVFEGGLKHGLFHGDLHAGNLHVDKDGKIVFFDFGIMGRIDPRTRWLLRELVYALLVSKDHAAAGRIVVMMGAVGTVKPEGQAAKDLEAFTTPLTMKSLGDLSYAEIGKQLSTLADAYDVKLPRELVLIGKQFLYVERYMKLLAPRWQMMSDPQLKGYFANFMVDISRDHKNAEE from the coding sequence ATGGGTTCGAAGACACCGCACCGTGAGGGCGCCCGGCTGGACCGGGTGCCGCTGCCCGTCGAAGCCGCCCGCATCGGGGCCACCGGCTGGCAAATCGCCCGGACCGGCGTCCGCGTCGTCGGCAGTGCCTTCACCAAGGGCAGCCTGCAGCAGAAGGTGATCAAGCAGGTCCCGAAGGCCTTCTCCGATCTGGGGCCGACGTACGTCAAGCTCGGCCAGATCATCGCGTCCAGCCCCGGGGCCTTCGGCGAGCCGCTGAGCCGCGAGTTCCGCAGCCTGCTCGACCGGGTTCCGCCCGCCAACAAGGACGAGGTGCACAAGCTGCTGCGCGAAGAACTCGGCGGCGACCCGGCCGACCTCTTCGCCACCTTCGACGACGAGCCCTTCGCCTCCGCGTCCATCGCCCAGGTGCACTACGCGACGCTGCACTCCGGCGAAGAGGTCGTCGTCAAAATCCAGCGCCCGGGCATCCGCCGCCGCGTGGCCGCCGATCTGCAGATTCTCAAGCGCGGCGCGCAGATCGCCGAGCTGGCCAAGCTGGGCCAGCGGCTCTCCGCGCAGGACGTGGTCGCCGACTTCGCCGACAACCTCGCCGAGGAACTCGACTTCCGGCTCGAGGCGCAGTCCATGGACGCCTGGGTGGCGCACATGCACGCCTCGCCGCTGGGCCGGAACATCCGGGTGGCCCAGGTCTACTGGGACCTGACCAGCGAGCGTGTGCTGACCATGGAACGCGTCGAGGGCATCCGCATCGACGACGCCGCCGCCATCCGCAAGGCCGGGTTCGACGGTGAGGAACTGGTCAAGGCCCTGCTGTTCAGCGTTTTCGAGGGCGGCCTCAAGCACGGCCTGTTCCACGGCGACCTGCACGCCGGCAACCTCCACGTCGACAAGGACGGCAAGATCGTCTTCTTCGACTTCGGGATCATGGGCCGCATCGACCCGCGGACGCGGTGGCTGCTGCGCGAACTCGTCTACGCGCTGCTGGTCTCGAAGGATCACGCCGCGGCCGGCCGGATCGTCGTCATGATGGGCGCAGTCGGCACGGTCAAGCCGGAAGGCCAGGCGGCCAAGGACCTGGAGGCCTTCACCACGCCGCTCACCATGAAGTCGCTGGGCGACCTGTCCTACGCCGAGATCGGCAAGCAATTGTCCACCCTCGCCGACGCGTACGACGTCAAGCTGCCGCGCGAGCTGGTCCTGATCGGCAAGCAGTTCCTCTACGTCGAGCGGTACATGAAGCTGCTGGCGCCGCGGTGGCAGATGATGAGCGACCCGCAGCTGAAGGGCTACTTCGCCAATTTCATGGTGGATATCAGCCGCGACCACAAGAACGCCGAGGAGTAG
- a CDS encoding oxygenase MpaB family protein, giving the protein MYLPHQFIEHQLQHRFDQTIRRNYFRGMEFAGPAGDPGWFGPGSAVWHVHSHTEALVFGLQCAAFIERLDPSIYWMGMHHSRLVQRDDNGEAVPVIDPKGAAVRLGHSIAFFIGTGYGSTETAENLARTVRAMHHTIKGVRPDGAAYDADDPDWLRWNYATVVWGLATAHELYHPNPLRGKKLDRYYGEFIRVGHALGGTDLPTTKAETLDCLKSYLPKLALTHGAAMATGPNLPIPQSAVDWAVRDTMPTWAKQLLGHTDPNPIERTARRAIVWSIINGLHTAAGPFPEFRQAKARVKGGVDPELAPHTVPAYVPGSDPVRSRADIESVFV; this is encoded by the coding sequence GTGTACCTGCCACACCAGTTCATCGAGCACCAGCTTCAGCACCGGTTCGACCAGACCATCCGGCGGAACTATTTCCGGGGCATGGAGTTCGCCGGCCCCGCCGGAGACCCGGGCTGGTTCGGTCCCGGCAGCGCCGTCTGGCATGTGCACTCCCACACCGAGGCCCTGGTCTTCGGCCTGCAGTGCGCCGCGTTCATCGAGCGCCTCGACCCGTCCATCTACTGGATGGGCATGCACCACTCGCGACTGGTCCAACGCGACGACAACGGCGAGGCCGTCCCGGTGATCGACCCCAAGGGCGCGGCCGTCCGGCTCGGCCACTCCATCGCGTTCTTCATCGGCACCGGGTACGGCAGCACCGAGACCGCCGAAAACCTGGCCCGGACCGTGCGCGCCATGCATCACACCATCAAGGGGGTCCGCCCGGACGGCGCCGCCTACGACGCCGACGACCCGGACTGGCTGCGCTGGAACTACGCGACCGTTGTGTGGGGCCTGGCCACCGCGCACGAGCTCTACCACCCGAACCCGTTGCGCGGCAAGAAACTCGACCGCTACTACGGCGAGTTCATCCGCGTCGGCCACGCCCTCGGCGGCACCGACCTGCCCACCACCAAGGCCGAGACCCTCGATTGCCTGAAGTCCTATCTCCCGAAGCTGGCGCTGACGCACGGTGCCGCCATGGCCACCGGCCCGAACCTGCCGATACCGCAGAGCGCCGTCGACTGGGCGGTGCGGGACACCATGCCGACGTGGGCCAAGCAGCTGCTGGGCCACACCGACCCCAACCCGATCGAGCGCACGGCCCGCCGCGCCATCGTGTGGTCGATCATCAATGGCCTGCACACCGCCGCCGGACCGTTCCCGGAATTCCGTCAGGCCAAGGCCCGCGTCAAAGGCGGGGTCGACCCGGAGCTGGCACCGCACACCGTCCCGGCGTACGTGCCGGGCAGCGACCCGGTCCGCAGCCGCGCCGACATCGAGAGCGTCTTCGTCTGA
- a CDS encoding TetR/AcrR family transcriptional regulator — translation MSTPTRWAGVPLDDRRAERRGLLVHAAFELFGSGGETALSVRSVCRECGLNTRYFYESFDGIDDLLGAVYDKVSIELAAMVDAAITVAGDSVRDRTRAGIAAVLGFGSADPRRGRVLFTEARANPVLTARRAVTQDLLLDAVLAEGGRLHPGSDPVAARVGAAMYTGAMAELAQQWLSGALGTDLDVVVDAALALVLRRE, via the coding sequence ATGTCGACACCGACCAGGTGGGCGGGGGTCCCGCTCGACGACCGCCGCGCCGAGCGGCGCGGGCTACTGGTCCACGCGGCGTTCGAATTGTTCGGCTCCGGTGGTGAGACGGCGCTGTCGGTTCGCTCGGTGTGCCGCGAGTGCGGGCTCAACACCCGCTACTTCTACGAAAGCTTCGACGGCATCGACGACCTGCTGGGCGCCGTCTACGACAAGGTCAGCATCGAACTGGCCGCCATGGTCGACGCCGCGATCACCGTCGCGGGCGACTCGGTGCGGGACCGGACCCGCGCCGGCATCGCCGCGGTGCTGGGCTTCGGTTCCGCCGATCCGCGGCGCGGGCGGGTGCTGTTCACCGAAGCCCGCGCCAACCCCGTGCTGACCGCGCGCCGCGCCGTCACGCAGGACCTGTTGCTCGACGCGGTCCTCGCCGAGGGTGGCCGGCTCCACCCCGGTTCGGATCCCGTCGCCGCGCGCGTCGGTGCGGCCATGTACACCGGCGCCATGGCCGAGCTGGCCCAGCAGTGGCTGTCCGGTGCGTTGGGCACCGATCTGGATGTGGTGGTCGACGCGGCGCTGGCGCTGGTGCTGCGCCGAGAGTGA